A single Parabacteroides timonensis DNA region contains:
- a CDS encoding inorganic phosphate transporter gives METFYLFLVIFLFVLAVFDLSVGVSNDAVNFLNSAIGSRAASFKVIMVIAAIGIFVGASLSNGMMDIARHGIYQPQHFFFSEIMCILLAVMLTDVVLLDIFNSLGMPTSTTVSLVFELLGGTVAIALVKIAHSDGALQLGDLLNTDKAFTVILAIFLSVAIAFFFGSVVQYLSRLIFTFNYKKHTKYFIALFGGLAATSIIYFMLIKGLKESSFMDGELKTLIYSNTDKVVWGAFIFFTILMQVLHWLKVNVFKVIVLMGTFALALAFAGNDLVNFIGVPLVGYSSYIDLMAQGGTTTTDTFLMGSLLAPAQTPWYFLVGSGLVMVIALATSKKAHSVVKTSLDLSRQSDGNENFGTSPVARMLVRTCNNASSTILSVVPPRVKDWIDSRFNNDEIILEDRASFDLVRASVNVVLSGLLIALGTSLKLPLSTTYVAFMVAMGSSLADRAWGRESAVYRITGVLSVIGGWFITAGAAFTICFLVAMVIYFGGIAAMAAMVGLAVYMLIRSQMAYKKKLKKEALKEEVNTTVAKLRDTTDSHEALSLFREHSRDELTSVLTFAADSLDRSVHGFMNENLRELRKVLNEVEEKKIHLKQVKRVGTLGVTHLEHDIAVEKGLYYYQGNDFASEIIFSIRRLTEPSKEHVDNNFSPLSDVQKEDFGKMTTSIVAYLNRCASMIEKNDYHRLDDVVAESVALTSQLTALKKGELKRIQGQSGSTKVSMVYLNMVQEAQNVVSFTANLIKVSRKFQKE, from the coding sequence ATGGAAACATTCTATCTGTTCCTCGTAATTTTTCTTTTTGTACTGGCGGTATTTGACCTGTCGGTGGGAGTCAGTAATGACGCAGTAAACTTTCTTAATTCTGCAATCGGTTCGAGGGCCGCTTCTTTTAAAGTTATTATGGTAATTGCCGCGATAGGTATATTTGTCGGCGCCTCCTTGTCAAACGGTATGATGGATATTGCCCGGCATGGGATTTATCAACCGCAACATTTCTTTTTCTCCGAGATTATGTGTATCCTGCTGGCCGTTATGCTAACGGATGTCGTGTTATTGGATATATTCAATTCACTGGGGATGCCGACATCCACTACGGTATCATTGGTCTTTGAATTACTGGGAGGAACAGTCGCTATTGCACTGGTTAAGATCGCTCATTCCGACGGAGCTTTACAATTGGGAGACTTGTTGAATACAGATAAAGCATTTACCGTGATCCTGGCTATATTCCTTTCGGTGGCCATTGCTTTTTTCTTCGGATCGGTGGTGCAGTATCTGTCGCGTTTGATCTTTACCTTTAATTATAAGAAACATACGAAATACTTTATTGCATTGTTCGGTGGTCTTGCAGCTACTTCAATCATTTATTTTATGTTGATAAAAGGATTGAAAGAGAGTTCCTTTATGGACGGCGAACTGAAAACACTTATATATAGTAATACCGATAAAGTGGTATGGGGGGCATTTATCTTTTTCACGATCCTGATGCAGGTACTTCACTGGTTGAAGGTGAATGTCTTTAAAGTAATTGTCCTGATGGGTACGTTTGCCCTGGCTTTGGCTTTTGCCGGTAACGACCTCGTGAACTTTATCGGCGTGCCGCTCGTAGGTTATTCCTCTTATATAGATTTGATGGCACAAGGTGGAACCACCACCACGGATACCTTCCTGATGGGATCGTTGTTGGCTCCGGCGCAGACACCCTGGTATTTCCTGGTAGGCTCCGGTTTGGTGATGGTAATAGCATTAGCCACATCCAAGAAGGCTCATAGCGTAGTGAAAACTTCACTGGACCTGTCGCGCCAGTCGGATGGGAATGAGAATTTCGGTACTTCTCCGGTAGCACGAATGTTGGTACGTACCTGCAACAATGCATCCAGTACAATTCTGAGTGTAGTTCCTCCCCGGGTAAAGGATTGGATCGACAGTCGTTTTAATAATGATGAGATTATACTTGAAGATAGAGCAAGTTTCGACCTGGTACGTGCTTCGGTCAATGTGGTTCTTTCGGGTCTGTTGATTGCCCTTGGTACTTCATTGAAGTTGCCGCTTTCCACTACTTATGTCGCTTTCATGGTCGCAATGGGTAGTTCGTTGGCCGACCGTGCCTGGGGACGTGAAAGCGCAGTTTATCGTATCACAGGTGTATTGTCCGTTATCGGTGGATGGTTTATTACTGCCGGTGCTGCGTTTACTATCTGTTTCCTGGTCGCTATGGTTATTTATTTCGGAGGCATTGCAGCGATGGCTGCCATGGTCGGGCTGGCTGTTTATATGTTGATCCGCAGTCAGATGGCTTATAAGAAGAAATTAAAGAAAGAGGCGTTGAAAGAAGAAGTGAATACTACTGTGGCTAAATTGCGCGATACGACAGACAGCCATGAAGCACTCTCTTTGTTCCGCGAACATAGCCGTGATGAATTGACCTCTGTATTAACTTTTGCAGCAGACTCGCTGGATAGATCGGTTCATGGTTTTATGAACGAGAACCTTCGCGAATTGCGCAAAGTATTGAATGAAGTAGAGGAGAAGAAGATCCATCTGAAACAGGTAAAACGTGTCGGAACGTTGGGGGTTACTCACCTGGAACATGATATTGCGGTAGAAAAGGGATTGTATTATTATCAGGGTAACGATTTCGCCAGTGAGATTATATTCAGTATCCGTCGTCTGACAGAACCGAGCAAGGAGCATGTCGACAACAACTTCAGTCCGTTGAGCGATGTGCAGAAAGAAGATTTCGGCAAGATGACGACAAGTATCGTGGCTTACCTCAACCGTTGTGCTTCTATGATCGAAAAGAACGATTATCATCGCCTGGACGATGTGGTGGCCGAATCCGTGGCACTGACTTCCCAGCTTACAGCCCTGAAGAAAGGTGAATTGAAACGTATCCAGGGACAAAGCGGCAGCACGAAGGTCAGCATGGTCTATCTGAATATGGTGCAGGAAGCGCAGAATGTGGTTTCGTTTACTGCTAACCTGATCAAGGTGAGTCGTAAGTTTCAGAAAGAATAA
- a CDS encoding DUF5690 family protein: MNYFLQINETTRKRLSDFLFILWAGGAALLSYSLVYALRKPFTAASFENAEFFDMDYKVVVTISQILGYVISKFIGIKLISELKPEERFKFILTSVLLAEASLILFGLLSTPFNVAAMFLNGLSLGCMWGVIFSFIEGRRVTDILASLLGVSMVISSGTAKSVGLYVMTHFQVSEFWMPALIGTVALPLLLLLGWALNKLPEPNKEDIAMKSERETLNGKQRWELFKSFMPFLSMLFVANIAIVVLRDIKEDFLVNIIDVTAYSPWLFAQIDSVVTLIILGIFGLMVLVKDNLKALSVLFGLIITGMIVMTVVSFGQQQLQLSPVVWLFIQSLCLYIAYLTFQTIFFDRFIACFRIRGNVGFFIVTTDFLGYTGTVLVLVLKEFCNPDIDWAVFYNRLAGYVGIFCCVTFVCSFVYLHQRFRKETGVTAAREETIEATPQNAITVA, translated from the coding sequence ATGAACTACTTTTTGCAGATAAACGAAACTACCCGGAAGCGTCTTTCCGATTTCCTGTTCATCCTTTGGGCCGGAGGAGCCGCTTTATTATCCTATTCACTGGTTTATGCACTTCGCAAACCTTTTACTGCGGCCTCTTTTGAGAATGCGGAGTTTTTCGATATGGATTACAAGGTAGTGGTGACGATCTCCCAGATACTGGGTTATGTGATCTCCAAGTTTATCGGTATCAAGTTGATCTCCGAGTTGAAACCGGAAGAACGTTTCAAGTTTATCCTGACTTCTGTTTTATTGGCTGAGGCTTCTCTGATCCTGTTCGGCTTACTTTCTACTCCGTTTAATGTGGCGGCCATGTTCCTCAACGGTTTGTCGCTGGGTTGTATGTGGGGAGTGATATTCAGTTTTATTGAAGGACGGCGGGTGACGGATATCCTGGCAAGCCTGTTGGGAGTCAGTATGGTTATCAGTTCCGGCACGGCCAAGTCTGTCGGATTGTATGTCATGACTCATTTTCAGGTGAGTGAATTCTGGATGCCGGCATTGATCGGTACGGTGGCGCTTCCCCTTCTGTTGTTGCTCGGCTGGGCATTAAACAAGCTACCGGAACCGAACAAAGAAGATATAGCGATGAAGTCTGAGCGCGAAACTCTCAACGGTAAACAGCGCTGGGAACTGTTCAAAAGTTTTATGCCATTTCTGAGTATGCTTTTTGTGGCTAATATCGCGATTGTTGTTTTGCGTGATATAAAGGAAGACTTTCTGGTGAATATCATCGATGTAACGGCCTATTCTCCCTGGCTTTTCGCCCAGATCGACAGTGTGGTGACTTTGATTATCCTAGGAATATTTGGTCTGATGGTGTTGGTGAAAGATAACCTGAAGGCTCTCTCGGTATTGTTCGGTTTGATTATAACGGGAATGATCGTGATGACAGTCGTCTCTTTCGGGCAGCAGCAGTTGCAGCTTTCGCCTGTCGTATGGCTGTTTATCCAGAGTCTGTGCCTGTATATTGCCTACCTGACCTTCCAGACTATTTTTTTCGATCGGTTCATCGCCTGTTTCAGGATTCGTGGCAATGTCGGTTTCTTTATTGTGACGACAGATTTCCTCGGATATACCGGAACGGTATTGGTGCTTGTCCTGAAAGAATTCTGTAACCCCGATATCGACTGGGCTGTGTTTTATAACCGGTTGGCGGGTTATGTAGGTATCTTTTGCTGTGTCACATTTGTCTGTTCCTTCGTATATTTGCACCAGCGTTTCCGGAAGGAAACAGGTGTGACAGCCGCCCGGGAAGAGACGATAGAAGCTACTCCGCAGAATGCCATCACTGTTGCCTGA
- the phnX gene encoding phosphonoacetaldehyde hydrolase: MKKISCVIMDWAGTAVDFGCFAPLNAFLKVFSEEKGIDITYRQAREPMGLLKIDHIKAILNMPEVNDKFRARYGRDWNMDDVNEMYQSFEKHLFASLTNFTTPIPGVLDTIKELRENGVKIGSTTGYTQAMMDVVRPGAAAKGYVVDNLVTPDNLPAGRPAPYMIYKNMIDLAIPSVDNVVKVGDTIADIKEGVNAKVWSIGVITGSNEMGITEEEYNHRTPDELAALKHEVRERMMAAGAHFVLDNITELPACIEKINR, encoded by the coding sequence ATGAAGAAGATTTCGTGTGTTATTATGGACTGGGCCGGAACGGCTGTCGATTTCGGATGTTTCGCCCCGTTGAACGCCTTCCTGAAGGTGTTTTCCGAAGAAAAAGGAATAGATATTACCTATCGTCAGGCACGTGAGCCGATGGGACTTCTTAAGATCGATCATATCAAAGCTATTTTGAATATGCCGGAGGTGAACGATAAATTCCGTGCACGTTATGGCCGCGACTGGAATATGGATGATGTGAATGAGATGTACCAGAGCTTCGAAAAGCACCTGTTTGCTTCGCTAACGAACTTCACGACCCCTATACCAGGCGTATTGGATACGATAAAAGAATTGCGTGAAAACGGTGTAAAGATCGGTTCGACTACCGGTTATACGCAAGCAATGATGGACGTTGTACGTCCCGGTGCCGCAGCCAAAGGTTATGTGGTAGATAATTTGGTCACACCCGACAATCTTCCTGCCGGTCGTCCTGCTCCTTATATGATCTATAAGAATATGATCGACCTTGCTATCCCTTCTGTCGATAATGTCGTTAAAGTGGGGGATACGATCGCCGACATCAAGGAAGGTGTCAATGCCAAGGTATGGAGTATCGGTGTCATCACCGGAAGTAATGAGATGGGGATTACGGAAGAAGAGTATAACCATCGTACCCCCGATGAACTGGCTGCGCTGAAACACGAAGTTCGCGAACGGATGATGGCTGCCGGTGCCCATTTCGTACTCGATAATATCACCGAACTTCCGGCTTGCATAGAGAAAATTAACCGATAA
- the phnW gene encoding 2-aminoethylphosphonate--pyruvate transaminase — protein sequence MRNYLLLTPGPLSTSQTVREAMLQDWCTWDKDYNEGIVTPIRKGLLAIAGLDENEYTTVLLQGSGTYCVEATIGAAVKPTDKLLILANGAYGKRMAQIAEYYHIDHVLVSLHETELITGEVARRALEENPGITHLSMVHSETTTGLLNPIEEVAEVIRGKGITFIVDAMSSFGGVPIDMKKLDIDFLVSSANKCIQGVPGFGFIIAKKEKLMACKGVARSLSLDIYAQWEAMEKGGGKWRFTSPTHVVHAFFQAMKELNEEGGIAARYERYKKNHRTLVEGMRALGFKTLLPDASQGPIITSFLYPHADFDFQAFYESLKQKGFVIYPGKISDADTFRIGNIGDVFPQDMEKLLEAIRLTPIS from the coding sequence ATGAGAAACTATCTATTATTGACACCCGGCCCGTTGAGTACTTCACAAACCGTACGCGAAGCCATGTTGCAGGATTGGTGTACCTGGGATAAAGATTACAACGAAGGAATTGTAACCCCGATCCGTAAAGGCCTGTTGGCTATCGCCGGACTGGATGAGAACGAATATACCACTGTGCTGTTGCAGGGAAGCGGAACGTATTGTGTGGAAGCAACCATTGGAGCGGCAGTGAAACCCACCGATAAATTACTTATCCTGGCCAACGGTGCTTATGGTAAACGTATGGCGCAGATTGCCGAGTATTATCATATCGACCATGTATTGGTCTCTCTGCACGAAACGGAACTGATAACGGGCGAAGTAGCCCGCCGTGCATTAGAAGAAAATCCTGGTATTACTCATCTGTCGATGGTACATAGCGAAACGACTACCGGTTTATTGAATCCGATCGAAGAAGTTGCAGAAGTGATTCGTGGTAAGGGTATTACATTTATTGTAGATGCCATGAGTAGCTTCGGCGGCGTTCCTATCGATATGAAGAAACTGGATATCGACTTCCTGGTGAGCAGTGCCAATAAGTGTATCCAGGGTGTTCCCGGCTTTGGCTTTATCATTGCAAAGAAAGAGAAACTGATGGCTTGCAAAGGAGTGGCCCGTTCGCTTTCTCTCGATATTTATGCACAATGGGAAGCGATGGAGAAAGGTGGCGGCAAATGGCGTTTTACCTCTCCTACACATGTGGTTCATGCTTTCTTTCAGGCTATGAAAGAACTGAATGAAGAAGGAGGCATTGCAGCCCGTTATGAACGCTACAAGAAAAATCACCGTACTTTGGTGGAAGGCATGCGTGCTCTGGGATTTAAGACTTTATTACCAGATGCCTCACAAGGCCCTATCATTACCTCTTTCCTGTATCCCCATGCCGATTTCGACTTTCAGGCATTCTATGAATCCTTGAAACAGAAAGGTTTTGTTATCTATCCCGGAAAGATTTCGGATGCCGACACCTTCCGTATCGGTAATATCGGGGATGTTTTCCCTCAGGATATGGAGAAATTACTGGAAGCGATCAGGTTGACGCCGATCAGCTAA
- a CDS encoding sensor histidine kinase: MKMRFSSLKYDFPIWKIGVFILLFPISVPAIKQHNAEIDSLKYILSENPCPQKSIPVLSRLAKLHEQKPEQIIYLKKQLQEAEKIDSIQAVYDALSEISVYYYNSKNGSDSLAYWTRVIDSITQKRNEYPNVLFRTKSLYCQDLLWTGHYEKAMNNINDLYQLAVDKKQNYGLMRSSECLGQIYQAIRRDSDAVMAFQEGLNRLKQLGGDEETELRLLSYQIESSLRTDMHEETTRMLTAYKKLIDRLDELNRTQDSLYVVNREYWLLYSFYTDLYLQENKMDKAKEAIDMATRFEGSEFVEGDYAGRVYQAVKSRYYAQTGDLSSALSHIDELLKEERLPEVLQLKADILKKQGKQDEILALYDEINTYNSKRNDEMFLRQINELRTLHDKNYELTLKDKMKNTQKQITQKQFQLLFFILLIIILIAILYILYIYIRRTQRLKNDLLKEKNTLLKSKEKLILETMRADEASHMKSSFIADMSHEIRTPLNAIAGFSELLIDETTDPKEKKEYSAIIQNNTDLMLTLINDVLDLSKMKTGDMSFHLQIISLEDCCRKALDSIRQGVREGVALTFTPAPERILVNTDAMRLQQLVTNFLTNAIKFTEKGEINLAYTLEDDRKHVRIAVTDTGTGVPPEKQAEIFKRFEKLDDYKSGTGLGLSICSYIAEHLSGPDNIFLDTSYTSGARFVFIHPCETDDPVS, from the coding sequence ATGAAGATGCGGTTTTCCTCCTTAAAATATGACTTCCCAATATGGAAAATAGGAGTGTTCATATTACTCTTTCCGATATCGGTTCCGGCAATTAAACAACACAATGCTGAGATCGACAGCCTTAAATATATTTTGTCGGAAAATCCGTGTCCGCAAAAGTCAATTCCGGTCTTATCCCGTCTTGCCAAACTACATGAGCAAAAACCGGAGCAAATCATCTATCTGAAAAAGCAATTGCAGGAAGCAGAGAAGATCGACTCCATCCAGGCCGTCTATGACGCTTTATCCGAGATATCCGTTTATTATTACAATTCAAAAAACGGAAGCGACAGTTTAGCCTATTGGACACGGGTGATCGACTCCATCACCCAAAAACGCAACGAATATCCTAACGTGTTATTCAGGACCAAATCGTTATATTGTCAGGATTTGCTATGGACAGGCCACTATGAGAAAGCAATGAACAATATAAACGATCTCTATCAGCTGGCTGTAGACAAAAAACAAAATTATGGGCTAATGCGCTCTTCAGAATGCCTCGGACAGATTTATCAGGCTATCCGCCGGGACAGCGATGCCGTTATGGCTTTTCAGGAAGGGCTTAATCGCTTAAAGCAACTAGGAGGAGATGAAGAAACCGAATTACGCCTGCTCTCTTATCAGATAGAATCGAGCCTGCGAACCGACATGCATGAAGAAACGACCAGAATGCTCACAGCATATAAAAAACTGATTGACCGCTTAGATGAATTGAATCGCACACAAGACAGTTTGTATGTCGTCAATCGCGAATACTGGCTACTCTATTCTTTTTATACCGACCTGTATCTGCAAGAGAATAAAATGGATAAAGCCAAAGAAGCGATTGACATGGCTACCCGTTTTGAAGGGAGCGAGTTCGTTGAAGGAGATTATGCCGGCAGAGTATATCAGGCTGTAAAATCCCGCTACTATGCCCAAACCGGCGATCTTTCATCAGCCTTATCCCATATCGATGAACTGTTGAAAGAAGAACGTTTGCCGGAAGTATTACAACTGAAAGCCGATATCCTGAAAAAACAAGGTAAACAGGATGAAATACTGGCACTCTACGATGAAATAAATACATATAATTCCAAAAGGAATGATGAAATGTTCCTTCGTCAGATAAACGAGTTGCGCACATTACATGATAAGAATTATGAGCTCACGCTGAAAGATAAAATGAAGAACACACAGAAGCAGATTACGCAAAAACAATTTCAGTTATTATTCTTCATTTTACTGATTATCATATTAATAGCAATCCTATACATCTTATATATTTACATCCGCCGGACACAGCGTTTAAAGAACGACTTGCTGAAAGAAAAAAACACATTGTTGAAATCAAAAGAGAAACTGATACTCGAGACAATGCGTGCCGACGAAGCCAGCCACATGAAAAGTTCATTCATCGCCGATATGAGCCATGAAATACGTACACCTCTAAACGCTATTGCCGGTTTCTCTGAATTGTTAATAGATGAAACGACCGACCCCAAAGAAAAAAAGGAATATTCGGCTATTATCCAAAATAATACGGATCTGATGCTGACCTTGATAAACGACGTACTCGATTTATCGAAAATGAAAACAGGAGATATGAGTTTCCACCTACAGATAATATCGTTGGAAGATTGTTGCCGAAAAGCACTCGACAGTATCCGTCAAGGTGTTCGTGAAGGAGTGGCACTGACATTTACTCCGGCTCCGGAACGCATCCTGGTCAATACGGATGCCATGCGCCTGCAACAACTAGTTACAAACTTCCTGACTAATGCGATTAAGTTTACCGAAAAGGGAGAAATCAACCTCGCCTACACACTGGAAGACGACAGGAAGCACGTGCGTATAGCAGTGACCGATACCGGAACAGGGGTTCCACCGGAAAAACAGGCTGAGATATTCAAACGCTTTGAAAAATTAGACGATTACAAATCAGGAACAGGGCTGGGACTATCTATATGCAGCTACATTGCCGAACACTTAAGCGGGCCGGATAATATATTTCTGGATACTTCCTATACTTCCGGCGCACGCTTTGTTTTTATTCATCCTTGTGAAACAGACGATCCTGTTAGCTGA
- a CDS encoding sensor histidine kinase, whose product MLIIIAELFSGVYLRAETHRNQIDSLSNVLLNTIEPSEKLPVLIHLSKLFWQKPEEVSYLKELIDLSLQLDSLNYAYEGYSALCRYYYNDSQLDSLIFVKNQLDSLCRQHAVTPPVYFQARILLCKYYQGILNYELAISEAFKLLNDAKKAQDNYGLMMAKQSIGFAYQAIGRNKDAVIAYREGLEYLHLLKNNPTYEIQYISEMLPSFLDENLLIESKQLLDSYSDLYQTVSKLYKARGIPYRSVWHLWLVNSYYAELYMKMGQLDKAGKYIEKADKYAANSTVENMKYPYYRIKALYCFKSKDYKSALKAIDQGLAVEVQPNYLKLKIDILRADGQKTKAIATYENLFSLDTQIRNDAFNRQIDQLRLLNDLNDQKQQTLELQRQNDKLIIKQQLVKMGMGISLLLLILITLLVCYSLHSNKLKNALQREKDSLVKLEKQLRIAKENAEEANRHKTAFIAKVSHEIRTPLNAIVGFSLLLSEDDDFYSEEEKKGFAGLIKSNFELLMNIVNNILDLSLLEAGRLKPNISTYDAIACCREVIEETKHLVPSGVKLIFTPPVGQYIIETDKHRFKQVLKNLLGNAFKFTQEGEITLTFEIEEDNRQVRLSVTDTGCGIPIEKQVHIFDRFEKINEFVQGAGLGLAICQRISQLLKGNLFIDPTYTKGARFVFVHPVELTNKQQV is encoded by the coding sequence TTGTTAATAATAATAGCAGAACTATTCTCTGGTGTTTACCTTCGGGCGGAAACACACCGCAACCAGATAGATAGCTTGTCTAATGTCCTGCTAAATACAATTGAGCCATCCGAAAAACTGCCTGTATTGATCCACTTATCCAAACTCTTCTGGCAGAAACCGGAAGAGGTCTCTTACCTGAAAGAACTGATCGACTTATCTCTGCAACTTGATTCTTTAAACTATGCTTACGAAGGATATTCCGCATTATGCCGTTACTATTATAACGATTCTCAATTGGATAGCCTGATCTTCGTAAAAAATCAATTAGATTCTCTCTGTCGACAACATGCAGTAACACCACCGGTCTATTTCCAGGCCAGAATTCTATTATGTAAGTATTATCAGGGAATATTAAACTATGAGCTAGCTATCAGCGAGGCTTTCAAGCTATTGAACGATGCCAAAAAAGCACAGGATAATTATGGCCTGATGATGGCAAAACAAAGTATAGGATTTGCTTATCAAGCGATAGGCCGCAACAAAGATGCAGTAATTGCATACCGGGAAGGACTGGAATATTTACATCTGCTGAAGAATAATCCTACTTATGAAATACAGTACATATCAGAAATGCTCCCGTCATTTCTGGACGAAAATTTACTTATAGAATCCAAACAACTTCTGGACAGTTACAGCGATTTGTATCAGACAGTAAGTAAACTGTATAAAGCCAGAGGGATTCCTTATCGGTCAGTATGGCACCTTTGGCTGGTCAACAGTTATTATGCTGAACTATACATGAAAATGGGGCAACTCGATAAAGCCGGAAAGTATATCGAAAAAGCGGATAAATATGCAGCTAACTCAACAGTAGAAAATATGAAATACCCATATTACCGCATAAAAGCCTTGTATTGTTTTAAAAGTAAAGATTACAAAAGCGCACTCAAAGCAATCGATCAAGGATTAGCTGTCGAAGTTCAACCCAATTACCTGAAACTAAAAATAGATATCTTGCGGGCCGACGGGCAAAAAACAAAAGCCATAGCAACATACGAGAATTTGTTTTCTTTGGATACTCAGATTAGAAATGACGCTTTTAACCGCCAGATCGACCAACTTCGCCTGTTAAACGACCTGAATGATCAGAAACAACAAACGTTGGAGTTACAACGCCAGAATGATAAACTGATAATAAAACAACAACTAGTAAAGATGGGGATGGGAATCTCTCTCTTATTACTGATACTCATCACTTTACTGGTCTGCTATTCTCTGCATTCCAACAAATTGAAAAATGCCTTACAACGTGAAAAAGATTCATTAGTAAAGTTAGAGAAACAACTACGGATAGCCAAAGAGAATGCAGAAGAGGCAAATCGCCATAAGACAGCCTTTATCGCAAAGGTCAGCCATGAAATACGTACTCCGTTAAACGCAATTGTCGGTTTCTCCCTCTTATTAAGTGAAGATGATGATTTTTATTCGGAAGAAGAAAAGAAGGGATTTGCCGGCTTAATCAAAAGTAACTTCGAGTTGTTGATGAATATAGTAAACAACATACTCGATCTTTCCCTTCTGGAAGCCGGCAGACTCAAACCCAACATAAGTACTTATGATGCAATAGCCTGTTGCCGGGAAGTTATAGAAGAAACAAAGCATCTGGTACCTTCCGGAGTGAAACTCATATTTACTCCGCCTGTCGGGCAATATATTATAGAAACAGACAAACATCGTTTCAAACAAGTCCTAAAAAATCTATTAGGAAATGCATTCAAATTCACTCAGGAGGGAGAAATCACCCTCACATTCGAAATAGAGGAAGATAATCGTCAAGTCCGGTTGTCGGTAACAGATACCGGATGTGGGATACCGATTGAAAAGCAAGTACATATCTTCGATCGGTTTGAAAAGATAAATGAATTTGTTCAGGGAGCAGGCCTTGGACTGGCTATCTGCCAACGGATCTCCCAACTACTGAAAGGAAATCTATTTATAGACCCTACTTACACCAAAGGCGCCCGTTTCGTTTTTGTCCATCCGGTTGAACTTACTAACAAACAACAAGTATGA
- a CDS encoding HU family DNA-binding protein, giving the protein MKRSDLIAAIAAESGCNKKDVNAMLDAFCSVATEALRQRDPIVLKGFGTLSPREQSSRPARNPKTGEVVVIPKRLSVKFSVGKFLFEDLNK; this is encoded by the coding sequence ATGAAACGATCAGATTTAATTGCTGCCATAGCTGCAGAAAGTGGTTGTAACAAGAAAGATGTTAACGCTATGTTGGATGCCTTTTGTTCAGTAGCCACTGAAGCTCTTCGCCAGAGAGATCCGATAGTGTTGAAGGGCTTTGGAACTCTTTCTCCAAGAGAACAAAGTAGCCGTCCGGCACGTAATCCGAAAACAGGTGAAGTGGTTGTAATACCAAAACGTCTGAGTGTGAAATTCAGCGTTGGTAAGTTCCTGTTTGAAGACTTGAACAAGTAA
- a CDS encoding WbqC family protein — protein sequence MQPVYISSAYLGPVQQYCKLLQFKEVRIETGENYLKQTYRNRCTIAAANGPLSLSVPIVKPDTLKCLTKDIRISDHGNWRHLHWNALVSAYNMSPFFEYYEEDFAPFYEKKFEYLFDFNEELRELVCRLLDLQADIIYTEEYSPEVPNDYREIIRPKHEGEDPAFLPKPYYQVFRDKFGFLPNLSIVDLLFNMGPEGILILRDSIRHPQ from the coding sequence ATGCAACCAGTATATATTTCTTCGGCCTATCTGGGCCCCGTACAACAATATTGTAAGCTCCTCCAATTCAAAGAAGTCCGGATCGAAACGGGCGAAAACTATCTGAAGCAAACGTATCGTAATCGGTGTACGATAGCTGCAGCCAACGGGCCTTTATCATTGTCCGTCCCAATCGTTAAGCCCGATACATTGAAATGCCTCACGAAGGATATTCGTATATCCGATCACGGCAACTGGCGCCATCTGCACTGGAACGCATTGGTATCGGCCTATAATATGAGCCCGTTCTTTGAATATTATGAAGAAGATTTTGCTCCGTTCTACGAAAAGAAATTTGAATACCTCTTCGACTTTAATGAGGAATTAAGGGAATTGGTTTGCCGCCTGTTGGATCTGCAGGCAGATATTATATATACGGAAGAATACAGCCCGGAAGTGCCTAACGATTATCGTGAGATCATCCGTCCGAAACACGAAGGGGAAGATCCCGCCTTTCTCCCGAAACCCTATTACCAGGTATTCCGGGATAAATTCGGATTCCTCCCCAACTTAAGTATCGTAGACTTACTTTTCAATATGGGACCGGAAGGAATTCTGATCTTACGCGATTCCATCCGCCATCCACAGTAA